The genomic window CCTCCATCCCAGGCACGTGGGAGGACGTggaagagctggggcaggaggagagcagaggacTGAGCCTCCGGCAGTGGAGGACACCGGGGGGGAACCCAGTGGGGTGGGCGGGgggcccagcacccccaccccaaCTTCCCTTTGGTTGCAGATGCCGCCGGAGAAGGCGAAGCCTGAGGCTGTGGCCACCCCTGGAGGCAGCAAGGAGGAGCCGGCGGAGGCCCCGGAGCGAGGCCGACCGGCCGAAGGACGcgccagccccgcggccccagccccgagcccctcaGCGGGGTGTGCGGGCACCTGCAGAGCGCACACGGAAGCCTACAAACGCCTCTTCTCCAGCTTTTACTCCAAAGGCAACCACCCCATCATGTCCCCGCTGGCCAAGAAGAAGCTGCTGGCCCAGGTGAGCAAGGCCGAGTCCTTGCACTGCCACAAGCGCCACTGCCCAGAGGGCCGGCGGGGGGCGAGCGACGCTCACCCCAGCAcaagccccgagcccccccggccaGCAGAGGAGCGGAGGAGCCCGGAGCCTCCTGGATTTAAGGATCCATCCCGAGGCGGCAGGAGCGAGGCGGGATCCGTCCCCAGCGCCTCCCCCGGGGGGAGAGACAGCCAGCCCTACCCCAGAGCCGAGGAGGggggccccgcgcccgccgTCTTCACCGGCTACTTCCACGCCTACCACAACAAGGTGCTGAAGCCCGTGAGCTGCCACCCCCTCGGGGGCTACTTCTCCAGCTTGAAGGATTTTTTGGAGCCGCAGCCGGAGGACACGGAGCAGCCCCAAGACCTGCGGAGCAAAGCGGGGCAAGCGTGGAGCGGGGAGGGCCCGCGGGCGGCCGCTTTCACCGCCGTTAAATCCTGCCGggtgccccccggggccggcttCGCGCCACCGACGCAGAGCCCCGCGGTGCCGGGGGGCAAGCGGAGCCGCGAGGACGAGGCTTTCGGCCCCGGCAAGAAGCTGCGGGCTGTGTCCCCCTTCGTCAAGGAGCCCGAGGGCAGGGACAAGGGCGCTGGCTCGCCCAGGGGCCAGCAGGTGCTGGCCAAGCCCAAAGCCATCGTGCCCGGTCCCGGCTAcgccgccccgctgcccgctGTGCCTCCAGCCCCGGACGTTTACAAGGGAGCGATGCTGCGGTTCCCGGTGAGCTTCGCCAACCCGCTGGAGCACCTCAAAACCCCGGCGGCGCCGCTGATGCCGTCCCTCTCCGTCAACCCCTTCGTCATCCCTGCTTTCCCCAGCCCTTTGATAGCCGCCTCCACGCAGCCCTCTGACCTGTGCCGGCCGCTGGCGACCGGCCCTGGGCACTACCCCACGTCCTACGAGAGCTCGCTGCAGCACCGGCTCTACCCCGTGGCGACGTGGCACAGCCAGCCCACCTACGCCACCCCGCACGCATCGGCCTTCCACCGCAATGCCAAGCTGTAGGGTTTTCGCCCCGATCCGGACCGGCCTCGGCCTCGCAGACAGGTGGCCGCGGGGGTGCCGCGGTGGCCGGAGCCCATCGCCGCTTCAGAGCCGCCGCGTCCCGCGGCAGAGACGAGCTGAGCTGGACCGTGTCGTTTTTAACTTCTGATCTTAGAGCTGTTTGTATCTGCCATCGTTCGCCGGTGACTTAACTTCCAATATCACaaggttatatatatattatatatatataaaaaaagggAGCAAAGCGAGCTGCAGGTTTCTAGTTTGTTAGAGAGGCCGTGCCCCGTGCAGTTTCACGTGGCCAACGCCGAGAGGAGGCAGAGCCGAGCGGTGGCTCTCTGCCATCTCACCAGGATGCTCTGTAACTCCCTGGGCACACGGCCCCTGCTCACTCCTAGGAAgcaatgcaattttatttttaaacgaCATTGCCTCGAGCAGGGGGTTCCTGAGGTTGGTCAGGGGCTCGGGACCGCGGCAGAAGCATCCGTGAGAAGCGCGCCGGCCGCTCCGCTCGCTGCCGCCACGCACCTCCAACAGCCCAAGGGGCTGAGCCGGTGGCAGAAGGCAGCATCCCAAAataaaactggctggatggtcCCAACCTGGCGGTGTTTGGGGTGTCCTTGATTTCTGGGATTTTCGGGGCGGGGTTGGGGGGCGGACCAGCCTCACCCTTGCAGGTGTTTCGCAAGCTGTGGGGAACAGGCTGAGACCTACCTGCGGGGCTTCCCCTGTCCCGTGGGGAAGGAGGGGTTTTCCTGCACTGTTTTTGGCAGCTTTTTGCCAGCCCCGGGGAATCTCAGCTGTTTCCTGGAGCATCTGTGTGCCCAGCTGCGGGTGCCGTAGGGCTGAGGGCAGCGCAGTGATGGCCCCACAGGGAGGCCTCCTGGCTCCGAAGCGCTCCTGCGTGGCTGAGAAcatctgggaggggacagatggacagccaggcaggcaggcagcacctTGGACGTGagctggggaagagaggagCACGCTGGTGGCGGCCAGATGGCCCAGGACAACTCCAGAGGAAGGAGCAAACCCGCACAGACCTGCACAGCACATCTCCAGCTGCTTTCTGCCTCTGGGAGCTCCCGATGAGCCTTTGCAAACGACCTGAACTCTTCACGGGGCCCTCAGGACTCATTTCTCGTGTGCCGGCCACTCCCCACGAGAGCGGCTGCTGACTGCGATCCTGGCGCCTTGCTGTGAGCCGGGGAAAGGGCGGCGAGA from Anser cygnoides isolate HZ-2024a breed goose chromosome 26, Taihu_goose_T2T_genome, whole genome shotgun sequence includes these protein-coding regions:
- the ARID5A gene encoding AT-rich interactive domain-containing protein 5A isoform X1; protein product: MRRPIGGGGVAAPPNRRAVTWRGGGGGAHREGAAAPRMEDSREQPPGPAEPPATLQSPGATPPPPAPQQPPPVSGQTPGHEPPAPASDGEPPLPEDGPERPKASEEDAVASGEKEEEEAFLVSLYKFMKDRHTPIERIPHLGFKQINLWKIYKAVEKLGAYELVTGRRLWKNVYDELGGSPGSTSAATCTRRHYERLVLPYVRHLKGEDDKPLPPSKPRKQYKVSKGAETGEKSRRSKKEKGREQVRSPMGLGWSVGAAPNPPETFPPSQMPPEKAKPEAVATPGGSKEEPAEAPERGRPAEGRASPAAPAPSPSAGCAGTCRAHTEAYKRLFSSFYSKGNHPIMSPLAKKKLLAQVSKAESLHCHKRHCPEGRRGASDAHPSTSPEPPRPAEERRSPEPPGFKDPSRGGRSEAGSVPSASPGGRDSQPYPRAEEGGPAPAVFTGYFHAYHNKVLKPVSCHPLGGYFSSLKDFLEPQPEDTEQPQDLRSKAGQAWSGEGPRAAAFTAVKSCRVPPGAGFAPPTQSPAVPGGKRSREDEAFGPGKKLRAVSPFVKEPEGRDKGAGSPRGQQVLAKPKAIVPGPGYAAPLPAVPPAPDVYKGAMLRFPVSFANPLEHLKTPAAPLMPSLSVNPFVIPAFPSPLIAASTQPSDLCRPLATGPGHYPTSYESSLQHRLYPVATWHSQPTYATPHASAFHRNAKL
- the ARID5A gene encoding AT-rich interactive domain-containing protein 5A isoform X3, whose amino-acid sequence is MEDSREQPPGPAEPPATLQSPGATPPPPAPQQPPPVSGQTPGHEPPAPASDGEPPLPEDGPERPKASEEDAVASGEKEEEEAFLVSLYKFMKDRHTPIERIPHLGFKQINLWKIYKAVEKLGAYELVTGRRLWKNVYDELGGSPGSTSAATCTRRHYERLVLPYVRHLKGEDDKPLPPSKPRKQYKVSKGAETGEKSRRSKKEKGREQVRSPMGLGWSVGAAPNPPETFPPSQMPPEKAKPEAVATPGGSKEEPAEAPERGRPAEGRASPAAPAPSPSAGCAGTCRAHTEAYKRLFSSFYSKGNHPIMSPLAKKKLLAQVSKAESLHCHKRHCPEGRRGASDAHPSTSPEPPRPAEERRSPEPPGFKDPSRGGRSEAGSVPSASPGGRDSQPYPRAEEGGPAPAVFTGYFHAYHNKVLKPVSCHPLGGYFSSLKDFLEPQPEDTEQPQDLRSKAGQAWSGEGPRAAAFTAVKSCRVPPGAGFAPPTQSPAVPGGKRSREDEAFGPGKKLRAVSPFVKEPEGRDKGAGSPRGQQVLAKPKAIVPGPGYAAPLPAVPPAPDVYKGAMLRFPVSFANPLEHLKTPAAPLMPSLSVNPFVIPAFPSPLIAASTQPSDLCRPLATGPGHYPTSYESSLQHRLYPVATWHSQPTYATPHASAFHRNAKL
- the ARID5A gene encoding AT-rich interactive domain-containing protein 5A isoform X2, which encodes MRRPIGGGGVAAPPNRRAVTWRGGGGGAHREGAAAPRMEDSREQPPGPAEPPATLQSPGATPPPPAPQQPPPVSGQTPGHEPPAPASDGEPPLPEDGPERPKASEEDAVASGEKEEEEAFLVSLYKFMKDRHTPIERIPHLGFKQINLWKIYKAVEKLGAYELVTGRRLWKNVYDELGGSPGSTSAATCTRRHYERLVLPYVRHLKGEDDKPLPPSKPRKQYKVSKGAETGEKSRRSKKEKGREQMPPEKAKPEAVATPGGSKEEPAEAPERGRPAEGRASPAAPAPSPSAGCAGTCRAHTEAYKRLFSSFYSKGNHPIMSPLAKKKLLAQVSKAESLHCHKRHCPEGRRGASDAHPSTSPEPPRPAEERRSPEPPGFKDPSRGGRSEAGSVPSASPGGRDSQPYPRAEEGGPAPAVFTGYFHAYHNKVLKPVSCHPLGGYFSSLKDFLEPQPEDTEQPQDLRSKAGQAWSGEGPRAAAFTAVKSCRVPPGAGFAPPTQSPAVPGGKRSREDEAFGPGKKLRAVSPFVKEPEGRDKGAGSPRGQQVLAKPKAIVPGPGYAAPLPAVPPAPDVYKGAMLRFPVSFANPLEHLKTPAAPLMPSLSVNPFVIPAFPSPLIAASTQPSDLCRPLATGPGHYPTSYESSLQHRLYPVATWHSQPTYATPHASAFHRNAKL